In Vogesella indigofera, a single window of DNA contains:
- a CDS encoding TIGR00266 family protein — protein sequence MAMDVIDYQIFGDDMQYVEVELDPGEAAVGEAGALYYMEDDVSMDTIFGDGSAAQSGLLGKLLGAGKRLITGESLFTTVYLNQGQRKRRVAFAASYPGKIVPVHLLELGGTLYAQKDSFLAAAKGVSLSLAFQKKIGTGLFGGEGFIMQKLDGDGYVFLHAGGTLTSRQLQPGEVLRVDTGCVVAYQPTVDFDIEYVGKLKSALFGGEGLFFAKLTGPGRVWLQSLPLSRLADRIVAASPKAGGNSSEQGSLLGGLGNILDGKD from the coding sequence ATGGCAATGGATGTGATCGACTACCAGATCTTCGGCGACGACATGCAGTACGTCGAAGTGGAGCTGGACCCCGGCGAGGCCGCGGTCGGCGAGGCCGGTGCGCTGTACTACATGGAAGACGATGTCAGCATGGACACCATCTTCGGTGACGGTTCGGCGGCGCAGAGCGGGCTGCTGGGCAAGCTGCTCGGCGCCGGCAAGCGACTGATCACCGGCGAATCGCTGTTCACCACTGTCTACCTCAACCAGGGCCAGCGCAAGCGCCGCGTCGCCTTTGCCGCCAGCTATCCCGGCAAGATCGTGCCGGTGCACCTGCTGGAGCTGGGCGGCACGCTGTACGCGCAGAAGGACAGCTTCCTCGCCGCCGCCAAGGGCGTCAGCCTCAGCCTCGCGTTCCAGAAGAAGATCGGCACCGGCCTGTTCGGTGGCGAGGGCTTCATCATGCAGAAGCTGGACGGTGACGGTTACGTGTTCCTGCACGCCGGCGGCACGCTGACCAGCCGCCAGCTGCAGCCGGGCGAGGTGCTGCGCGTCGATACCGGCTGCGTGGTGGCCTACCAGCCGACGGTGGATTTCGACATCGAGTACGTCGGCAAGCTGAAGTCGGCGCTGTTCGGCGGCGAAGGGCTGTTCTTCGCCAAGCTGACCGGCCCCGGCCGCGTGTGGCTGCAGTCGTTGCCGCTATCGCGGCTGGCCGACCGCATCGTCGCCGCCAGTCCCAAGGCCGGTGGCAACAGCAGCGAACAGGGCTCGCTGCTCGGCGGCCTCGGCAATATCCTGGACGGCAAGGACTGA
- the aroG gene encoding 3-deoxy-7-phosphoheptulonate synthase AroG, translated as MHRQTDDVRIRDIKELLPPIAHLYELPINESAAELIFNARRDIARLLRAEDDRLLVVIGPCSIHDPAAAEEYARRLLPLRQKYAADLQIVMRVYFEKPRTTVGWKGLINDPHLDESYDINTGLRLARRLLLNLNSMGMPAATEFLDMITPQYLADLISWGAIGARTTESQVHRELASGLSCPVGFKNGTDGNLKIAVDAIRSASVSHHFLSVTKTGHSAIVETGGNPDCHVILRGGKEPNYEERFVKAAAAELAAVGLPQKLMVDFSHANSRKDYRRQMEVCDDIAAQLVAGDQHIFGVMVESHLVEGRQDLKPGCELTYGQSITDACIGWDNTEALLQTLADAVQARRAKVGVPSGK; from the coding sequence ATGCACCGCCAGACCGACGACGTCAGAATCCGAGACATCAAAGAACTGCTCCCGCCGATTGCTCACCTGTACGAGCTGCCGATCAACGAATCCGCCGCCGAGCTGATCTTCAACGCCCGTCGTGACATTGCCCGTCTGCTGCGTGCCGAGGACGACCGCCTGCTGGTGGTGATCGGCCCCTGTTCCATCCACGATCCGGCCGCGGCGGAAGAATACGCCCGCCGCCTGCTGCCGCTGCGCCAGAAGTACGCCGCCGACCTGCAGATCGTGATGCGTGTCTACTTTGAAAAACCGCGCACCACCGTCGGCTGGAAAGGCCTGATCAACGATCCGCACCTCGACGAGTCCTACGACATCAATACCGGCCTGCGCCTGGCGCGTCGCCTGCTGCTCAACCTCAATAGCATGGGCATGCCGGCGGCCACCGAATTCCTCGACATGATCACGCCGCAGTACCTGGCCGACCTGATCAGCTGGGGCGCCATTGGTGCGCGCACCACCGAATCGCAGGTGCACCGCGAGCTGGCCTCCGGCCTGTCCTGCCCGGTCGGTTTCAAGAACGGCACCGACGGCAACCTCAAGATCGCTGTCGACGCCATCCGCTCCGCCAGCGTGTCGCACCACTTCCTGTCGGTGACCAAGACCGGCCATTCCGCCATCGTGGAAACCGGCGGCAACCCGGATTGCCACGTGATCCTGCGTGGCGGCAAGGAGCCGAACTACGAAGAACGCTTCGTCAAGGCCGCCGCCGCCGAGCTGGCCGCCGTTGGCCTGCCGCAGAAGCTGATGGTGGACTTCAGCCACGCCAACAGCCGCAAGGACTACCGTCGCCAGATGGAAGTGTGCGACGACATCGCCGCGCAACTGGTGGCCGGCGACCAGCACATCTTCGGCGTGATGGTGGAAAGCCACCTGGTGGAAGGCCGCCAGGACCTGAAACCGGGCTGCGAACTGACCTACGGCCAGAGCATCACCGACGCCTGCATCGGCTGGGACAATACCGAAGCGCTGCTGCAGACGCTGGCCGACGCGGTCCAGGCCCGTCGCGCCAAGGTCGGCGTGCCGTCCGGCAAGTAA
- the dksA gene encoding RNA polymerase-binding protein DksA, protein MAKLTEQDIINWSGDDYMNADHLEFFKERLLNMQQELLSNASATASHLQEQEATPDPADRATLEEEYALELRTRDRERKLLQKIQSTLRLIEDGSYGYCEDTGEPIGLKRLLARPTASLSVEAQERRERMKRQYAD, encoded by the coding sequence ATGGCCAAGCTGACTGAACAAGACATCATCAACTGGTCCGGCGATGACTACATGAACGCCGACCATCTTGAGTTCTTCAAGGAGCGCTTGTTGAACATGCAACAAGAGCTGTTGAGCAACGCCAGTGCCACGGCTAGCCACCTGCAGGAGCAGGAAGCCACGCCCGATCCGGCGGATCGCGCCACACTGGAAGAAGAGTATGCGCTGGAGCTACGCACCCGCGACCGCGAGCGCAAACTGCTGCAGAAGATCCAGTCCACCCTGCGTTTGATCGAAGACGGCAGCTACGGCTATTGCGAAGACACCGGCGAGCCGATCGGCCTCAAGCGCCTGCTGGCCCGCCCGACGGCATCGCTGTCGGTGGAAGCGCAGGAGCGTCGCGAACGCATGAAGCGCCAGTACGCCGACTGA
- a CDS encoding c-type cytochrome yields MKKMLLAAVALGVLATPAFANLQLAQKYACVACHAVDKKIVGPAYKDVAKKYAGDKSAEAKLVAKVKAGGSGVWGPIPMPAHPQVSDADLKTLVKWVLSQK; encoded by the coding sequence ATGAAGAAAATGCTATTGGCCGCTGTGGCCCTGGGCGTGCTGGCCACCCCCGCTTTTGCCAACCTGCAGCTGGCGCAGAAATACGCCTGTGTCGCCTGTCACGCGGTAGACAAGAAGATTGTCGGCCCGGCATACAAGGATGTTGCCAAGAAATACGCGGGCGACAAGAGTGCCGAAGCCAAGCTGGTGGCCAAGGTCAAGGCCGGCGGTTCCGGCGTCTGGGGCCCGATCCCGATGCCGGCTCACCCGCAGGTCAGCGATGCCGATCTGAAAACGCTGGTGAAATGGGTATTGAGCCAGAAGTAA
- a CDS encoding YggT family protein: MMLLETLQFLIKTISELFVLVLLMRFYLQVARAPFKHPLTQFVIAVSNFAVLPLRRWIPAWRSYDTATMVLAWVVSLLALISILLLNPLPYDLLHPQSWLALTLLALLDVFRLSLYLLMGAVFVLAILSWVNPYNGLRPVLEALTRPYLRPFQRAVIGGVDLSPLVLLLVIQVILMLPVRMLEMSFLMQLKMAV, from the coding sequence ATGATGCTGCTGGAAACACTGCAATTCCTGATCAAGACCATCAGCGAGCTGTTCGTGCTGGTGCTGCTGATGCGCTTTTACCTGCAGGTGGCGCGGGCGCCGTTCAAGCATCCGCTGACCCAGTTCGTGATCGCGGTCAGCAATTTTGCGGTGTTGCCGTTGCGGCGCTGGATTCCGGCGTGGCGCAGTTATGACACCGCCACCATGGTGCTGGCCTGGGTGGTGTCCCTGCTGGCGCTGATCAGCATCCTGCTGCTCAACCCGCTGCCCTACGACCTGCTGCACCCGCAGAGCTGGCTGGCGCTGACGCTGCTGGCGCTGCTCGACGTGTTCCGCCTGTCGCTGTACCTGTTGATGGGCGCGGTGTTCGTGCTGGCGATCCTCAGCTGGGTCAATCCCTACAACGGCCTGCGCCCGGTGCTGGAGGCGCTGACCCGTCCCTACCTGCGACCGTTCCAGCGCGCGGTGATCGGCGGTGTCGACCTGTCGCCGCTGGTGTTGCTGCTGGTGATCCAGGTGATCCTGATGCTGCCGGTCCGGATGCTGGAAATGTCTTTCTTGATGCAACTCAAGATGGCAGTATGA
- the proC gene encoding pyrroline-5-carboxylate reductase — translation MRITFIGGGNMASSIISGLCQQPGQQISVVELHEDKRASLQAEFGVTALATLPARFAADEVVLLAVKPQALQAVCQQLAPRLHGALVVSIAAGVRLDALSRWLGSSRIVRVMPNTPAMVGKGVSGLYAAADIGEADRRTAEGIMQAVGITSWLETEGGIDDITSVSGSGPAYVFYFIESMIEGACQVGFSEQEARALVLGTFEGAVELAKQSPLPVATLRTNVMSKGGTTERAIARFEAEGVKAAIIAGALDCRARSVELGDLLSKDDE, via the coding sequence ATGCGTATCACGTTCATCGGTGGCGGCAATATGGCCTCCTCCATCATTTCCGGCCTCTGCCAGCAACCCGGCCAGCAGATCAGCGTGGTGGAGCTGCACGAAGACAAGCGCGCCAGCCTGCAGGCCGAGTTCGGCGTCACCGCGCTGGCGACGCTGCCGGCCCGCTTTGCCGCCGACGAGGTGGTGCTGCTGGCGGTCAAGCCGCAGGCACTGCAGGCGGTATGCCAGCAACTGGCGCCACGGCTGCACGGCGCACTGGTGGTGTCGATCGCCGCCGGGGTGCGGCTGGACGCGCTGAGCCGCTGGCTGGGCAGCTCGCGCATCGTGCGGGTGATGCCCAACACCCCGGCCATGGTCGGCAAGGGCGTGTCCGGGCTGTACGCCGCCGCCGACATCGGTGAGGCGGATCGCCGCACCGCGGAAGGCATCATGCAGGCGGTCGGCATCACCAGCTGGCTGGAGACCGAGGGCGGCATCGACGACATCACCAGCGTCTCCGGCAGCGGCCCGGCCTACGTGTTCTACTTTATCGAGAGCATGATCGAGGGCGCCTGCCAGGTCGGCTTCAGCGAGCAGGAAGCGCGGGCGCTGGTACTGGGCACCTTCGAGGGCGCGGTGGAGCTGGCCAAGCAAAGCCCGCTGCCGGTGGCAACCTTGCGCACCAACGTGATGTCCAAGGGCGGGACCACCGAGCGCGCCATCGCCCGTTTCGAGGCCGAGGGCGTCAAGGCGGCGATCATCGCCGGGGCGCTGGACTGTCGCGCCCGCTCGGTGGAGCTGGGTGACCTGTTGAGCAAGGACGACGAATGA
- a CDS encoding YggS family pyridoxal phosphate-dependent enzyme, which translates to MTDISSALQRVSAAIGSAAQAAGREGDSVTLLAVSKTFPAAAVREAYAAGQRRFGENYVQELQAKAAELQDLALEWHFIGPLQSNKTRPVAELAHWVHSVERLKIAERLSAQRPAALPPLNVCIQVNVSGEDSKSGCAPDEVLPLAQAIATLPGLRLRGLMCIPEPTQEAATLAARFGVLATLQQQLAAAGIATDTLSMGMSADMAAAIAAGSTMVRVGTAIFGARHYG; encoded by the coding sequence ATGACAGATATCAGCAGCGCGCTGCAGCGGGTGAGCGCGGCGATCGGCAGTGCGGCACAGGCCGCCGGCCGCGAGGGCGACAGCGTGACCCTGCTGGCGGTGAGCAAGACCTTTCCGGCGGCGGCAGTGCGCGAAGCCTACGCCGCCGGCCAGCGCCGCTTTGGCGAGAACTACGTGCAGGAGCTGCAGGCCAAGGCCGCAGAGCTGCAGGATCTGGCGCTGGAGTGGCATTTCATCGGCCCGCTGCAATCGAACAAGACGCGGCCGGTGGCAGAGCTGGCGCACTGGGTACACTCGGTGGAGCGGCTGAAGATCGCCGAACGGCTGTCGGCGCAGCGCCCGGCGGCGCTGCCGCCGCTGAATGTCTGCATCCAGGTCAATGTTTCCGGCGAGGACAGCAAGAGCGGCTGCGCGCCGGACGAGGTGCTGCCGCTGGCGCAGGCCATCGCCACCCTGCCCGGCCTGCGCTTGCGCGGGCTGATGTGCATTCCGGAGCCGACGCAGGAGGCGGCAACGTTGGCCGCACGCTTCGGCGTGCTGGCGACGCTGCAGCAGCAGCTGGCGGCGGCCGGCATTGCCACCGACACGCTGTCGATGGGCATGTCCGCCGACATGGCGGCGGCGATCGCCGCCGGCAGCACCATGGTGCGCGTCGGCACCGCGATCTTCGGCGCGCGTCACTACGGCTAA
- a CDS encoding type IV pilus twitching motility protein PilT has product MEISELLAFTVKNKASDLHLSSGLPPIIRVHGDIRRINLPPMAHNDVHDMVYDIMNDHQRKAFEETFECDFSFELPGIARFRVNVFQQNRGIAAVFRVIPSKVLSLEDLNAPKIFREIADLPRGIVLVTGPTGSGKSTTLAAMVDYVNENQYSHILTVEDPIEFVHESKKGLINQRELGAQTQSFANALKSALREDPDVILVGEMRDLETIRLALTAAETGHLVFGTLHTSGAAKTVDRIVDVFPAGEKEMVRAMLSESLRAVISQTLLKTKDESGRVAAHEIMIGTPAIRNLIRENKIAQINSMIQTGQQYGMQTMDMCLQELVRRNVISIQEARQKASNKDAF; this is encoded by the coding sequence ATGGAAATTTCCGAACTTCTGGCCTTTACGGTCAAAAACAAGGCATCGGACCTGCACCTGTCGTCCGGGCTGCCACCGATCATACGGGTACACGGCGACATCCGCCGCATCAACCTGCCGCCGATGGCGCACAATGACGTGCACGACATGGTGTACGACATCATGAACGACCACCAGCGCAAGGCCTTCGAAGAGACCTTCGAGTGCGACTTCTCCTTCGAGCTGCCGGGCATCGCCCGCTTCCGCGTCAACGTGTTCCAGCAGAACCGCGGCATTGCCGCGGTGTTCCGCGTGATTCCGTCCAAGGTGCTGTCGCTGGAAGACCTCAACGCGCCGAAAATCTTCCGCGAGATCGCCGACTTGCCACGCGGCATCGTGCTGGTCACCGGCCCCACCGGCTCCGGCAAGTCCACCACGCTGGCGGCGATGGTCGACTACGTCAACGAGAACCAGTATTCGCACATCCTGACGGTGGAAGACCCGATCGAATTCGTGCACGAAAGCAAGAAGGGCCTGATCAACCAGCGCGAACTCGGCGCCCAGACGCAGAGCTTCGCCAACGCACTGAAGAGCGCGCTGCGCGAGGACCCGGACGTGATCCTGGTCGGCGAGATGCGTGACCTGGAAACCATCCGCCTGGCGCTGACCGCCGCCGAAACCGGCCACCTGGTGTTCGGCACCCTGCACACCAGCGGCGCCGCCAAGACCGTCGACCGTATTGTCGACGTGTTCCCGGCCGGCGAAAAGGAAATGGTGCGCGCGATGCTGTCGGAAAGCCTGCGCGCGGTGATTTCGCAGACGCTGCTGAAGACCAAGGACGAAAGCGGTCGCGTCGCCGCCCATGAAATCATGATCGGCACCCCGGCGATCCGCAACCTGATCCGCGAAAACAAGATCGCGCAGATCAACTCCATGATCCAGACCGGCCAGCAGTACGGCATGCAGACCATGGACATGTGCCTGCAGGAACTGGTGCGGCGCAATGTGATTTCGATTCAGGAAGCCCGGCAAAAGGCTTCCAACAAGGACGCGTTCTAA
- a CDS encoding PilT/PilU family type 4a pilus ATPase yields the protein MEKDQASKFIHDLLKHAASKNASDIFITSDFPPAMKIDGKITPVAPQALTAQHCKELVRSVMNDRQMEEFESSSEANFAISPPGIGRFRVSAYMQQGKAGMVLRKINTEIPTLDQLKMPAVLKDVAMIKRGLVIFVGGTGSGKSTSLAGLVDWRNSTAADHIITLEDPIEYVHQHKKSIITQREIGVDTESWEVALKNTLRQAPDVILMGEIRDRESMMYGLQFAETGHLCLATLHANNANQALDRILNFFPEERHQQVLMDLSLNMRAIVSQRLIPLKQVKGRVAAVEILLNSPLIADLIFKGEVSSIKEVMGRSRETGMQTFDQALFELYESGQISFEDALRNADSVNDLRLKIKLYGEESKHSDPLGGLDHLDIV from the coding sequence ATGGAAAAGGACCAGGCATCAAAATTCATCCACGATCTGCTCAAGCACGCGGCCAGCAAGAACGCCTCCGACATCTTCATCACCTCCGACTTTCCGCCGGCGATGAAGATCGACGGCAAGATCACCCCGGTGGCGCCGCAGGCGCTGACCGCGCAGCACTGCAAGGAGCTGGTGCGCTCGGTGATGAATGACCGGCAGATGGAGGAGTTCGAATCCAGCTCCGAGGCCAACTTCGCCATCAGCCCGCCCGGCATCGGCCGCTTCCGCGTCAGCGCCTACATGCAGCAGGGCAAGGCCGGCATGGTGCTGCGCAAGATCAACACCGAGATCCCAACGCTGGACCAGCTGAAAATGCCGGCGGTGCTGAAGGACGTGGCGATGATCAAGCGCGGGCTGGTGATCTTCGTCGGCGGCACCGGCTCCGGCAAGTCCACCTCGCTGGCGGGGCTGGTGGACTGGCGCAACAGCACCGCGGCCGACCACATCATCACCCTGGAAGACCCGATCGAGTACGTGCACCAGCACAAGAAGAGCATCATCACCCAGCGCGAGATCGGCGTGGACACCGAGAGCTGGGAGGTGGCGCTGAAGAACACGCTGCGCCAGGCGCCAGACGTGATCCTGATGGGCGAGATCCGCGACCGCGAGTCGATGATGTACGGCCTGCAGTTCGCCGAGACCGGCCACCTGTGCCTGGCCACGCTGCACGCCAACAACGCCAACCAGGCGCTGGACCGCATCCTCAACTTCTTCCCGGAGGAGCGCCACCAGCAGGTGCTGATGGACCTGTCGCTGAACATGCGCGCCATCGTGTCGCAGCGGCTGATTCCGCTGAAGCAGGTCAAGGGCCGCGTCGCGGCGGTGGAAATCCTGCTCAACAGCCCGCTGATCGCCGACCTGATCTTCAAGGGCGAGGTATCCAGCATCAAGGAGGTGATGGGGCGCTCGCGCGAAACCGGGATGCAGACCTTCGACCAGGCGCTGTTCGAGCTGTACGAAAGCGGCCAGATCAGCTTCGAGGACGCGCTGCGCAACGCCGACTCGGTCAACGACCTGCGCCTGAAGATCAAGCTCTACGGCGAAGAGAGCAAGCACAGCGATCCGCTGGGCGGACTCGATCACCTCGACATCGTGTAA
- a CDS encoding EAL and HDOD domain-containing protein produces MASANIADMYTTIYLGRQPIVDVQQQRVAYELLFRSGPENRALFQDDVNATASVIRHTFIDLGMSRVLEGCPGFINVNERLLKSPVLDLLPPESIILEILESVPLDDSVRERCRELQARGYRLALDDVSDITPEIQAMLPLVSYLKIDLQQVSLARLPALLQRLQGYRGQLLAEKVDSYEQFERCRELGIRLFQGYFFAKPTVMQQNRAHPHRALMLRLLGLVMQDAELLALEEVFKGAPDMVVSLLKLVNAAENYGRPVRSIREALTMLGSSRLKRWALVILFAADCRPDSGPSPLLEMAAVRGRMMELLAPPAERDEAFMTGILSLADSLLGMSMQSLVASLSLRDKVLQALLYREGMLGDLLAQTELAECREAQAPLPTLAADNFNQVQLEALEWVRKMWSDDFLT; encoded by the coding sequence ATGGCATCCGCTAATATCGCCGACATGTACACCACCATCTATCTTGGCCGCCAACCGATTGTCGATGTCCAGCAGCAGCGCGTGGCCTACGAACTGCTGTTCCGCTCCGGGCCGGAAAACCGCGCGCTGTTCCAGGATGACGTCAACGCCACCGCCTCGGTGATCCGCCACACCTTCATCGATCTGGGCATGTCGCGGGTGCTGGAGGGCTGTCCCGGCTTCATCAATGTCAATGAACGGCTGCTGAAAAGCCCGGTGCTGGACTTGCTACCGCCGGAGAGCATCATCCTCGAGATCCTGGAGAGCGTGCCGCTGGACGATTCGGTACGCGAGCGCTGCCGCGAGCTGCAGGCGCGCGGCTACCGGCTGGCGCTGGACGACGTCAGTGACATCACCCCGGAAATCCAGGCGATGCTGCCGCTGGTGTCCTACCTGAAGATCGACCTGCAGCAGGTATCGCTGGCGCGACTACCGGCGCTGCTGCAGCGGCTGCAGGGCTACCGCGGCCAGCTGCTGGCGGAGAAGGTGGACAGCTACGAGCAGTTCGAGCGCTGCCGCGAGCTGGGCATCCGCCTGTTCCAGGGCTACTTCTTTGCCAAGCCGACCGTCATGCAGCAGAACCGCGCCCATCCGCACCGCGCGCTGATGCTGCGCCTGCTGGGACTGGTGATGCAGGACGCCGAGCTGCTGGCGCTGGAAGAGGTGTTCAAGGGGGCGCCGGACATGGTGGTCAGCCTGCTGAAGCTGGTCAACGCCGCGGAAAACTACGGCCGCCCGGTGCGCTCCATCCGCGAGGCGCTGACCATGCTCGGCTCGTCACGGCTGAAGCGCTGGGCGCTGGTCATCCTGTTCGCCGCCGATTGCCGCCCGGACAGCGGCCCCAGCCCGCTGCTGGAAATGGCGGCGGTGCGCGGCCGCATGATGGAGCTGCTGGCGCCGCCGGCCGAGCGCGACGAGGCGTTCATGACCGGCATCCTGTCGCTGGCCGACAGCCTGCTGGGCATGAGCATGCAGTCGCTGGTGGCGTCGCTGTCGCTGCGCGACAAGGTGCTGCAGGCGCTGCTGTACCGCGAGGGCATGCTCGGCGACCTGCTGGCGCAGACCGAGCTGGCCGAGTGTCGCGAGGCGCAGGCACCACTGCCGACGCTGGCGGCGGACAACTTCAACCAGGTGCAGCTGGAAGCGCTGGAGTGGGTACGCAAGATGTGGAGTGACGACTTTCTCACCTGA
- a CDS encoding amino acid ABC transporter ATP-binding protein, with translation MIEIKNVSKWYGDFQVLTDCTTDVKKGEVVVVCGPSGSGKSTLIKTVNALEPFQKGDIIVDGISVGDPKTDLPKLRARIGMVFQNFELFPHLSITENLTIAQQRVLGRSKDEAMQKGMHYLDRVGLKAQANKFPGQLSGGQQQRVAIARALAMDPIAMLFDEPTSALDPEMVNEVLDVMVELAHEGMTMMCVTHEMGFARKVANRVIFMDRGAIVEDCEKEEFFGNIDARSERARQFLSKILAH, from the coding sequence GTGCTCACCGATTGCACGACCGACGTCAAGAAAGGCGAAGTGGTGGTGGTGTGCGGCCCGTCCGGTTCCGGCAAGTCCACGCTGATCAAGACCGTCAACGCGCTGGAGCCGTTCCAGAAGGGCGACATCATCGTCGACGGCATCTCGGTGGGCGATCCGAAGACTGACCTGCCCAAGCTGCGCGCCCGCATCGGCATGGTGTTCCAGAACTTCGAACTGTTCCCGCACCTGTCGATCACCGAGAACCTGACCATCGCGCAGCAGCGCGTACTCGGCCGCAGCAAGGACGAGGCGATGCAGAAGGGCATGCACTACCTCGACCGTGTCGGCCTCAAGGCGCAGGCTAACAAGTTCCCCGGCCAGCTGTCCGGCGGCCAGCAGCAGCGCGTGGCGATTGCCCGCGCGCTGGCGATGGACCCGATCGCGATGCTGTTCGACGAACCGACGTCGGCGCTGGACCCGGAGATGGTCAACGAGGTGCTGGACGTGATGGTGGAGCTGGCCCACGAAGGCATGACCATGATGTGCGTGACCCACGAGATGGGCTTCGCGCGCAAGGTGGCCAACCGCGTGATCTTCATGGACCGCGGCGCCATCGTCGAGGACTGCGAGAAGGAAGAATTCTTCGGCAATATCGACGCCCGTTCCGAGCGCGCGCGCCAGTTCCTGTCCAAGATCCTGGCGCACTGA